The Polaribacter sp. HaHaR_3_91 genomic sequence TTTAGAAATTCCGGAAGCAGGAGATTGGACAGATTTATTTGGTAGAAGTTATAACATTCTATATGACGAAATACTTTGGTATAGATCTAATGTTTGTTTCGGACGTATGTTAGAAATGTTAGGAAATCATGAAGATGCAGGAGAATATATTAGATGGTCTCAGGTAATTAAAAAAGAGATTGTACAAAACTTCTGGCCTTCTACACAGCAAAAATTATTTCAATCGGTTTCATTTGCCGAAAAGCAGTTTACTTTAGGAGATACGTCTTACTTAATTGCACAAACAACACCTTTCGATTTTAGCTGGCGTTGCGATACCCTTGGAAATATTTTAGCCTTTTTACACGGAACTATAGATGCTGAAAAAGCTCATCAAACTTTTAAGTTTATGTTGGGGGTTGGAGTTAATGATCCTTTTCCAGTTGCAAATGTATATCCGGTTGTAAGTCCTGGAGATCCAGATTGGAAACCTTATTACACCGTAAATCTCCTGAATTTACCCAACCATTATCATAACGGAGGTATTTGGCCTTTTGTGGGTGGATTCTGGGTGAAATTCGTCAATAAGTTAGGGTTTAAAGATATTGCAATAGAAGAACTACATAAACTAGCTTTAATCAATAAAGAAGGAATTAATGAAGAGTGGGAGTTTACAGAGTGGGCACATGGAACTACAGGGAAACCAATGGGGAAAGCCTATCAAGCTTGGTCTGCAGCGCAGTATATATCAGCTTGTAACGATTTAAAAATAATTAAAACTAAAACTAAAAAATAGAAATATGAAATCGATATTAATGATTTCTTTACATGGATATGTAGGGGCACATGCAGAATTAGGAAAACCAGATACAGGAGGTCAAGTAGTATATGTATTAGAATTAGCAGATAGATTTAGTAGATTAGGTAAACGTGTAGATTTGGTAACGCGGCAATTTGAAGATCAACCAGAGTATGATGTTGTAGATGATAATTTTAGTGTTTGGAGAATTCCATTTGGTGGAAAAAAATTCATCAGAAAAGAAGACATGCACGACCATTTAAAAAAGTTTGTGACCAATACGTTGGCCGCTATAAAAAAAGAAAATAAAAAATACGATGTTGTGTATTCTCATTATTGGGATGCAGGTTGGGCAGGACAAAAAATTGCAGAAGAATTAGGCATTTGTCATGTACATACACCACATTCTTTAGGGTGGTGGAAACAACACTCTATGGGAAGTGATATGGATGAGAAAGAGATGGAGAAAACCTATCGCTTTAAAGAGCGTATTAGAAAGGAATATTTTGTGTATCAGATGTGTAATTTTGTGATTGCAACGACACTTCCTCAAGTAGATTTATTGGTACAACAGTATGATGTTTTGTCTAGAAATTGTAGCATGATTCCTCCAGGAATTGACGAAAATAGATTTTTTCCTGTTCCGTCTAAAGAGAATGATAAAATTCGATTGAAATATGATATCAAACCAACCGATATTTTGGCGTTGGGTAGAATGGCACATAATAAAGGCTACGATTTATTAATACGTTCGTTACCTACGGTTTTTGAACTGTGTCCGGAAGCTAGATTAGTCGCTGCAATTGGAGGAGATTCTCAGCAAGATAGAGACGGAATTGATACTTTAAAAGTATTGGCGAAGGAACTAGGTGTTATGGATAAGATTAAATGGAAAAACTACATTGCTGATGAAGACTTAGCAAACGTATACAGATCTGCAAGTATTTTTGTAATGCCTTCTAGATATGAACCTTTTGGTATGGTTGCTATTGAAGCTATGGCTTGTGGAACACCAAGTGTAATAACGGTTCATGGAGGTTTGTGTGATTTAATTGATTTTGGAAATCAGGCTTTATTTGCAGATCCACACAGACCAAAAGAATTTGGAGCAATGATGGCAATGCCTTTGTTATATCCTAAATTAAGAAACGAAATGTCTGTTGAAGGGGCACGTTTTGCACGTAGAAATTTTGGATGGACAGGGATAGCAAAAAGGATGTTATCAATTTTTGCAAGTTCAATTAATCAAAGAACATCAGAAACTAATATTTATTAAAGTATGTCTAAAATTGTATGTTTTGGTGAAGTTTTGTGGGATGTTTTTCCTACGCATAAAAAAATAGGAGGAGCGCCTTTAAATGTTGCAGTGCGGTTAAAGTCTTTAAATAATGATGTTGCTATGGTAAGTGCCATTGGTAATGATGACTTAGGAAAGTTGATTTTAAATTACATAAACGATTTAAAAATAAATGCTGATGCTGTTGTAATTTTAGAAGATTATACAACAGGAGAAGTGGCTGTAACGTTAAATGAAAAAGGAGCTGCTACCTATGAAATTGTACATCCGAAGGCTTGGGATAAAATTCCACTTACAGCAACAGCGGCAACATTGGTAAAACAAGCAGATGCTTTTGTTTTTGGAAGTTTAATTACAAGAGACGATGTTTCTAAAAATACACTTTACCAACTTTTAGAATTGGCTAAATATACTGTTTTTGATGTGAATTTAAGAGCACCTTTTTATAACAAAGAAATTCTTATTGATTTAATGTGTAAAGCTGATTTTATAAAATTTAATGATGAAGAATTGTATGAAATAAGTGCTTTTTTAGGTTCTCCTTTTCATAATTTAGAACAAAACATACGTTTTATTGCAAAAAAAACTAAAACAGCACATATTTGCGTTACAAAAGGCGAACATGGTGCTGTTTTATTATATAACAATACATTGTTTTACAATAGTGGTTATAAAATTAAAGTAGTAGACACCGTTGGTTCTGGAGATTCTTTTTTGGCCACATTAATTCATCATTTATTAGACAATCATAATCCGCAGAAATCATTGGATATTGCTTGTGCAGTTGGAGCTTTAGTTGCTCAAAATGAAGGAGCAAACCCTATTATTTCTGAAAATGAAATTTTAGATTTTAGCAGATTATAATTTATTCAATTATTTTAATTCATCTAAAAAAGGCTTTAATTCTAATAGCGTTATATCATCACGTTTTCTTAATTCTTTTAGAAACCAAGCTTTGTGTCCGGCACCATAAGTAATTAAAATACGTTTATTTTGATACTTATATTTCTGTAAAGTTTTCTCAATATTCCAATAATGTGCAATATTAATATTGTCCCAACCACCAAGACCTAATTCTTCATTAAAAAG encodes the following:
- a CDS encoding carbohydrate kinase family protein; translated protein: MSKIVCFGEVLWDVFPTHKKIGGAPLNVAVRLKSLNNDVAMVSAIGNDDLGKLILNYINDLKINADAVVILEDYTTGEVAVTLNEKGAATYEIVHPKAWDKIPLTATAATLVKQADAFVFGSLITRDDVSKNTLYQLLELAKYTVFDVNLRAPFYNKEILIDLMCKADFIKFNDEELYEISAFLGSPFHNLEQNIRFIAKKTKTAHICVTKGEHGAVLLYNNTLFYNSGYKIKVVDTVGSGDSFLATLIHHLLDNHNPQKSLDIACAVGALVAQNEGANPIISENEILDFSRL
- a CDS encoding glycosyltransferase, whose translation is MKSILMISLHGYVGAHAELGKPDTGGQVVYVLELADRFSRLGKRVDLVTRQFEDQPEYDVVDDNFSVWRIPFGGKKFIRKEDMHDHLKKFVTNTLAAIKKENKKYDVVYSHYWDAGWAGQKIAEELGICHVHTPHSLGWWKQHSMGSDMDEKEMEKTYRFKERIRKEYFVYQMCNFVIATTLPQVDLLVQQYDVLSRNCSMIPPGIDENRFFPVPSKENDKIRLKYDIKPTDILALGRMAHNKGYDLLIRSLPTVFELCPEARLVAAIGGDSQQDRDGIDTLKVLAKELGVMDKIKWKNYIADEDLANVYRSASIFVMPSRYEPFGMVAIEAMACGTPSVITVHGGLCDLIDFGNQALFADPHRPKEFGAMMAMPLLYPKLRNEMSVEGARFARRNFGWTGIAKRMLSIFASSINQRTSETNIY